In Klebsiella quasivariicola, a genomic segment contains:
- the traK gene encoding type-F conjugative transfer system secretin TraK — MKKINPLFISGCLLLVAPAMSATLSGTLAPTVVPLTNGGQANIAVSNTDPNLFTVPGDRITAINSLDGGLTNQEQTDSGGAILATVSKKPFTFIVETERGLNFSIRAVPRAGSGRTIQLVSELAGTPGPAKAWEESNPYESLLVSLNRAVRQGSVPDEYQSVPVTSEVLQAPAGLRATADRVWVGHHLKVVRYSLDNVSLSPRMVRESDFWQPGTRAVMFSTPAGLLTAGGRMQIWVTTSDEGVKR, encoded by the coding sequence ATGAAAAAAATTAACCCGTTATTTATTTCAGGCTGTCTGCTGTTGGTCGCCCCCGCGATGTCCGCGACCCTCAGCGGTACGCTGGCGCCGACAGTGGTCCCCCTGACCAATGGCGGTCAGGCCAATATTGCTGTGAGCAACACTGACCCGAACCTTTTTACTGTACCCGGGGACCGTATCACCGCGATTAACAGTCTCGACGGCGGCCTGACCAACCAGGAGCAGACCGACAGCGGTGGCGCCATTCTGGCCACCGTCAGTAAAAAGCCGTTCACCTTTATCGTGGAAACTGAGCGCGGCCTGAACTTCTCCATCCGTGCCGTGCCCCGTGCGGGCTCAGGCCGGACAATTCAGCTGGTCAGCGAGCTGGCGGGGACACCCGGTCCGGCAAAAGCCTGGGAAGAGTCGAACCCCTATGAATCGTTACTGGTTTCGCTGAATCGCGCCGTGCGCCAGGGCAGCGTACCCGATGAGTATCAGTCTGTCCCCGTCACCTCTGAAGTGCTGCAGGCGCCGGCTGGTCTGCGCGCCACTGCCGACAGGGTCTGGGTCGGGCACCACCTGAAAGTCGTCCGTTACAGTCTGGATAACGTCTCCCTGTCGCCCCGCATGGTGCGTGAAAGCGATTTCTGGCAGCCCGGAACACGTGCCGTCATGTTCAGTACCCCGGCGGGCCTGCTGACTGCCGGTGGTCGCATGCAGATCTGGGTCACGACGTCAGATGAAGGAGTGAAGCGCTGA
- the traB gene encoding F-type conjugal transfer pilus assembly protein TraB, translating into MANFNTLIKRKQYIWLGLILAGGAAAVGGGLYLSDLNMSSDEEAPAQGEPAPDMTGVVDSSFNSKVEQHATTEMQATAADLNKRFESLQGEVDLLSKARTADQIRIDKLSSDNESMQNQLKALGVKPAVSGGEPAPTPPSPPPGPEGEPQPASYPPQTGAAVPPPTAFYPGTGMTPPPQVSYQSVPVPNQIQRKTFSYDKGKNAKSLPYIPSGSFAKSMLIEGADANASVTGNESTVPMQLRITGRVEMPNSKTYDLTGCFVGLEAWGDVSSERAIVRTRNISCIKGDKTIDQPINGHVSFMGKNGVKGEVVMRNGKILGWAWGAGFVDGIGQGIERASQPAVGLGATATLGAADVLKMGVGGGASKAAQTLSEYYIKRAEQYHPVIPIGAGNEVTVVFQDGFQLKTIDELEAEKNGQQQAQNQEAEPAPQADAHRQSGGGMNGFNTDEMLKKLGKLDPREFSPGAAPQGENNG; encoded by the coding sequence ATGGCCAACTTCAACACGCTGATCAAACGTAAGCAATATATCTGGCTGGGACTCATTCTGGCGGGCGGCGCGGCAGCCGTTGGGGGCGGGCTGTATCTTTCTGATCTGAACATGAGCTCTGATGAGGAAGCCCCGGCTCAGGGCGAACCCGCGCCGGATATGACCGGGGTGGTCGACAGCAGCTTCAACAGTAAGGTGGAGCAGCACGCGACCACCGAAATGCAGGCGACTGCCGCAGATCTCAACAAGCGTTTTGAGTCCCTGCAGGGGGAAGTGGACCTGCTGAGTAAGGCGCGAACCGCTGATCAGATACGTATCGACAAGCTCAGCAGCGATAATGAATCCATGCAGAATCAGCTGAAGGCGCTGGGCGTAAAACCGGCTGTCTCTGGTGGCGAGCCCGCGCCGACCCCTCCGTCACCGCCACCCGGTCCGGAAGGTGAGCCGCAGCCAGCCAGTTATCCGCCGCAGACCGGCGCCGCGGTACCGCCTCCGACGGCATTCTATCCGGGGACTGGTATGACACCGCCGCCGCAGGTCAGCTACCAGTCTGTGCCGGTACCAAACCAGATACAGCGTAAAACGTTCAGTTACGACAAAGGAAAGAACGCGAAGTCATTGCCGTACATTCCGTCGGGGAGCTTTGCAAAAAGCATGCTTATCGAGGGGGCAGATGCCAACGCGTCTGTTACCGGGAATGAATCCACTGTACCGATGCAGCTGCGTATCACCGGTCGCGTGGAAATGCCAAACAGCAAAACCTACGACCTGACAGGGTGTTTTGTGGGGCTTGAAGCCTGGGGCGACGTATCGAGTGAGCGCGCCATTGTCCGGACCCGCAATATCAGCTGTATCAAAGGTGATAAAACCATCGATCAGCCCATTAACGGCCACGTGTCCTTTATGGGGAAAAACGGGGTTAAGGGAGAGGTGGTGATGCGTAACGGAAAAATCCTCGGCTGGGCATGGGGGGCCGGTTTTGTTGACGGGATTGGTCAGGGAATAGAGCGTGCTTCTCAGCCGGCTGTCGGGCTGGGTGCCACGGCGACGCTCGGTGCAGCTGATGTGCTCAAAATGGGCGTAGGCGGTGGTGCATCTAAAGCTGCGCAGACGCTGAGCGAGTACTACATCAAAAGGGCCGAGCAGTATCACCCGGTCATTCCGATTGGTGCCGGTAACGAAGTGACCGTCGTGTTCCAGGATGGTTTTCAGCTGAAAACCATTGATGAACTGGAAGCGGAAAAGAACGGGCAACAGCAGGCTCAGAATCAGGAGGCGGAGCCGGCACCGCAGGCTGATGCACATCGTCAGTCAGGCGGCGGTATGAACGGATTCAATACTGACGAGATGCTGAAGAAGCTGGGCAAACTTGATCCGCGTGAGTTCTCTCCGGGCGCAGCGCCGCAGGGGGAAAATAATGGCTAA
- the traP gene encoding conjugal transfer pilus-stabilizing protein TraP has product MAKSLITAVLSALRWAHWLVKCAVVYPLAMMMLLVVLVFRTGPYTFGQTLVKTVESVQQEGYVIQDCTGPKELNGDAVNTPLPPVLQEDCTTVSTDAAGYAAYIDQSYTHNILWLWLLMAVVFTGIAVVFRRTPVRRGIIRKNGVVVGESGSGSSRLILARSDVSQIKRVYDEMSPGEGDKFVRAIKENTQIRMNLKK; this is encoded by the coding sequence ATGGCTAAGTCTCTCATTACTGCTGTTCTGTCAGCACTGCGCTGGGCTCACTGGCTGGTTAAGTGTGCGGTGGTGTATCCGCTGGCCATGATGATGTTACTGGTTGTTCTGGTGTTCCGGACGGGACCGTACACGTTCGGCCAGACGCTGGTGAAAACCGTAGAGTCTGTGCAGCAGGAGGGATATGTCATTCAGGACTGCACGGGGCCGAAAGAACTTAATGGTGATGCGGTGAACACACCACTGCCTCCGGTTTTACAGGAAGACTGCACCACCGTCAGTACGGATGCGGCAGGGTATGCAGCATATATCGACCAGAGCTATACGCATAATATTCTCTGGCTCTGGCTGCTGATGGCGGTGGTGTTTACCGGGATCGCTGTGGTTTTCCGTCGGACTCCTGTCCGCAGGGGGATCATACGGAAAAACGGTGTTGTCGTCGGAGAGTCTGGTTCGGGTTCTTCAAGGCTGATTCTAGCCCGATCTGATGTCAGCCAGATTAAGCGTGTTTACGATGAAATGAGTCCGGGTGAAGGGGATAAATTTGTTCGGGCGATTAAGGAAAATACCCAAATCAGGATGAACCTGAAGAAATAA
- the traV gene encoding type IV conjugative transfer system lipoprotein TraV: protein MKELMLLIPLGSALLLTGCAGTETEFQCNATTSDTCMTMEQANEKAKLKEERSDAKPAAAGLPQLAEGNFRTTSVNSYPLPPQPNLMQSRTTTTVPTNTVTSGLLTNNRIVSAPVYRPVAVTPAVRPVSVSTYTSPVTAPGNYPRPLRKGEETTSLWIAPYVDADDVYHQPATVLFVVKPSAWGQPRLN from the coding sequence ATGAAGGAATTAATGCTGTTAATTCCTCTGGGCAGCGCTTTGCTCTTAACCGGGTGTGCGGGCACAGAGACCGAATTTCAATGTAATGCCACGACGTCGGATACCTGTATGACGATGGAACAGGCAAATGAAAAAGCGAAGCTGAAAGAGGAACGCAGTGATGCAAAGCCGGCTGCGGCCGGGTTGCCACAACTGGCTGAGGGTAATTTCAGAACAACGTCAGTTAATTCGTACCCGTTGCCGCCACAGCCAAATTTAATGCAGTCAAGAACAACGACAACGGTACCGACTAATACAGTAACGTCAGGATTGCTGACGAATAACAGAATAGTCAGTGCGCCGGTATATCGGCCCGTGGCTGTAACGCCAGCTGTTCGGCCGGTGAGTGTATCAACTTATACATCACCGGTGACGGCTCCTGGTAACTATCCCCGGCCATTAAGAAAAGGGGAGGAGACAACGTCATTGTGGATAGCGCCGTATGTGGATGCAGATGATGTATATCATCAGCCGGCAACGGTTCTTTTTGTCGTAAAACCATCGGCGTGGGGACAACCTCGCCTTAATTGA
- the traC gene encoding type IV secretion system protein TraC gives MSNNIIDTVTQAVNSLVSALKLPDESAKANDTLGSMNFPQFSRILPYKDYDSATGLFINNKTVGFMFEARPLPGADKSIVATLEHLLRSKLPRGVPVSFHLVSSKLVGNDIDYGLREFRWSGKQAKKFNAITRAYYLRAAETQFPLPDNLDLPLTLRNYRVYISCCVPRKKNSTTQIVELENQIKVLRASLGGAYIPTRILDAAGMVELMRELINPDPHEMYRVPYKLDPYQDLNYQCVDDSFDMQVTAGHLKIGRLGRDGKECVTRVTNYHLECDPEIAFLWTAADNYANLLNPELSISCPFVITLTLMVEDQVKTQNEANLKFMDVEKKSKTSYAKYFPNVIKEMQEWGDIRQRLATNQTSLVSYFFNITTYTADNAEASLATEQQVLNSYRKGGFQLIPARYHHLRNFLAMMPFKCGEGLFKELQAAGVVKRAETFQVANLLPIVADSPLAPAGLLAPTYRNQLAFIDLFYEGMNNTNFNMAVCGTSGAGKTGLIQPLIRSVLDSGGFAWVFDMGDGYKSLCENMGGVYLDGDSLKFNPFANILDDANFDLSAERIRDQMSVMASPNGNLDEVHEGLLLQAVRAAWLSKRNKARIDDVVAFLRSEKDSEEYADSPGVRSRLDDMIILLDQYTVNGLYGEYFNSDEPSLHDDARMVVLELGGLESRQSLLVAVMFSLIIYIENRMYQSPRSLKKLNVIDEGWRLLDFKNEKVGTFIEKGYRTARRHTGAYITITQNIVDFDSPTASSAARAAWGNSSYKAILKQSAKEFAKYNQLYPDQFSKLEKDMINGFGSAKEQWFSSFMLQVEANCSWHRLFVDPLSRAMYSSKGPDFEYMKARREEGVDIHDAVYGLACRNFKEEMAELESRIPVNDMEDKQ, from the coding sequence ATGAGTAATAACATCATCGATACTGTCACCCAGGCTGTGAATTCACTGGTATCAGCACTGAAGCTGCCCGACGAATCCGCGAAAGCCAATGACACGCTGGGCAGCATGAATTTCCCCCAGTTCAGCCGTATTCTGCCCTATAAGGATTATGATTCCGCGACCGGTCTGTTCATTAATAACAAAACCGTCGGTTTTATGTTTGAGGCGCGTCCTTTACCCGGTGCGGATAAAAGTATCGTCGCCACACTGGAGCATTTACTGCGCAGCAAACTTCCCAGGGGCGTCCCGGTCAGTTTTCATCTGGTCTCCAGCAAACTGGTCGGCAATGATATCGACTATGGTCTGCGTGAATTCCGCTGGAGCGGTAAACAGGCTAAAAAGTTTAATGCCATCACCCGCGCCTACTATCTCCGGGCGGCGGAAACACAATTTCCCCTGCCGGACAATCTGGATTTGCCCCTGACGCTGCGAAACTACCGCGTGTACATCTCCTGCTGCGTGCCCCGGAAGAAGAACTCCACCACGCAAATCGTGGAGCTGGAGAATCAGATTAAAGTGTTACGGGCATCGCTCGGCGGGGCTTACATCCCGACGCGTATCCTCGATGCGGCCGGGATGGTCGAACTGATGCGGGAGCTGATTAACCCGGATCCGCATGAGATGTACCGGGTGCCGTACAAGCTGGACCCGTATCAGGACCTGAACTATCAGTGCGTGGATGACAGCTTTGACATGCAGGTCACTGCCGGTCATCTGAAAATTGGCCGCCTGGGGCGGGACGGGAAAGAGTGCGTGACCCGGGTGACGAACTATCACCTGGAGTGTGACCCGGAAATCGCCTTTCTCTGGACCGCTGCGGACAACTACGCCAACCTGCTGAACCCGGAGCTCTCCATCTCCTGCCCCTTTGTCATCACACTGACGCTGATGGTGGAGGACCAGGTGAAGACCCAGAACGAAGCCAACCTGAAATTCATGGACGTGGAGAAGAAAAGCAAAACCTCCTACGCGAAGTACTTTCCGAACGTGATAAAGGAAATGCAGGAGTGGGGCGATATCCGCCAGCGACTGGCGACCAACCAGACCTCTCTGGTGTCCTACTTCTTTAACATCACCACGTATACCGCCGATAACGCAGAGGCCTCTCTCGCTACCGAGCAGCAGGTGCTCAACAGTTACCGTAAGGGTGGCTTCCAGCTTATCCCGGCCCGCTATCATCACCTGCGTAATTTTCTGGCCATGATGCCGTTCAAATGCGGCGAAGGCCTGTTCAAAGAGCTGCAGGCGGCAGGTGTGGTGAAGCGGGCGGAGACGTTCCAGGTGGCCAACCTTCTGCCGATTGTCGCTGACAGTCCGCTGGCGCCGGCAGGACTCCTGGCGCCCACCTACCGTAACCAGCTGGCGTTCATCGACCTGTTCTACGAGGGAATGAACAATACCAATTTCAACATGGCGGTCTGCGGCACCTCCGGGGCGGGCAAAACCGGTCTGATTCAGCCCCTCATTCGTAGCGTGCTCGACTCCGGCGGGTTTGCCTGGGTGTTCGACATGGGCGACGGCTACAAGTCCCTGTGTGAAAACATGGGCGGCGTGTATCTCGACGGCGACTCGCTGAAGTTTAATCCGTTCGCCAATATTCTCGACGACGCTAACTTTGACCTGTCCGCCGAGCGTATCCGCGACCAGATGTCGGTGATGGCCAGTCCCAACGGCAACCTGGATGAAGTGCACGAAGGTCTTCTCCTGCAGGCGGTCCGGGCGGCCTGGCTGAGTAAGCGCAACAAGGCGCGTATCGATGATGTGGTGGCCTTTCTCCGGAGCGAGAAAGACAGTGAGGAATACGCCGACTCACCGGGGGTGCGCAGCCGTCTTGATGACATGATTATCCTGCTCGACCAGTACACGGTGAACGGGCTGTACGGGGAGTACTTCAACTCTGATGAGCCGTCCCTGCACGACGATGCCCGGATGGTGGTCCTTGAGCTGGGCGGGCTGGAGTCGCGCCAGTCCCTGCTGGTCGCGGTGATGTTCTCGCTGATTATCTATATCGAAAACCGGATGTACCAGTCTCCCCGCAGCCTGAAAAAACTCAACGTTATCGATGAAGGCTGGCGACTGCTGGACTTCAAAAACGAAAAGGTGGGGACCTTTATCGAGAAGGGCTACCGGACGGCGCGCCGGCATACCGGGGCCTATATCACCATCACCCAGAATATCGTGGATTTCGACTCCCCGACCGCATCGAGCGCTGCACGCGCTGCCTGGGGGAACTCCTCGTACAAGGCCATTCTGAAACAGTCAGCGAAGGAATTTGCCAAGTATAACCAGCTGTACCCGGATCAGTTCAGCAAGCTGGAGAAAGACATGATTAACGGCTTCGGTTCTGCCAAAGAGCAGTGGTTCTCCTCTTTTATGCTGCAGGTGGAAGCGAACTGCTCCTGGCACCGCCTGTTCGTCGACCCGCTCAGCCGGGCGATGTACTCCTCAAAAGGCCCGGATTTTGAGTACATGAAAGCGCGTCGGGAAGAGGGGGTCGATATCCACGATGCGGTGTACGGCCTCGCGTGTCGCAACTTTAAAGAAGAAATGGCTGAACTTGAATCCCGAATACCGGTGAATGACATGGAGGATAAACAGTGA
- the trbI gene encoding type-F conjugative transfer system protein TrbI, whose translation MKNNTEQPVSTTSHTFRRIPVIVALVLFALATSAFLSRMVLEYSTPRVVAFDMKKTLDSFMDSVSQKQLTEAQSKALSDRFNDALEKSLAEYQQQHHVVILVSPAVVQGAPDVTRNIQHDIARRMKGEQ comes from the coding sequence ATGAAAAACAACACCGAACAACCGGTCAGTACGACCTCTCATACCTTTCGCCGGATACCTGTCATCGTCGCTCTCGTGCTTTTCGCCCTGGCAACCAGCGCGTTTCTCTCGCGCATGGTTCTGGAGTACTCCACGCCGCGGGTGGTGGCTTTTGATATGAAGAAAACGCTCGACAGTTTTATGGACAGTGTCAGCCAGAAGCAGCTGACAGAGGCGCAGTCAAAAGCGCTCTCTGATCGGTTTAACGACGCGCTGGAGAAGAGTCTGGCGGAGTATCAGCAGCAGCATCATGTGGTCATTCTGGTTTCACCTGCCGTGGTTCAGGGCGCACCCGATGTGACCCGCAACATCCAGCACGACATTGCCCGCCGGATGAAAGGAGAACAGTAA
- the traW gene encoding type-F conjugative transfer system protein TraW has protein sequence MIRLKGCLLAACLLSPLTQAADLGTWGDLWPVREQDMLQLITQRLQSLQSSGQWDQTMDAFKQRVIENSQRPAPVEGIKRAEKYEQRWFDPSIRLTEDLKDNEGRVFARKGDVVNPLKTVPFVQTLYFINGDDADQLAWMKRQVPETLMSKIILVRGSIPDTSAALDSRIYFDQNGVLSKRFGLTAVPARITPAPSGERLNIETFPVK, from the coding sequence ATGATACGACTGAAAGGCTGTCTGCTCGCCGCCTGTCTGTTATCGCCGCTGACTCAGGCGGCTGATCTCGGTACCTGGGGGGATTTATGGCCCGTCCGGGAGCAGGACATGCTGCAGCTCATCACGCAGCGTCTGCAGTCGCTGCAATCCTCTGGCCAGTGGGACCAGACGATGGACGCGTTTAAGCAGCGGGTTATCGAGAACAGTCAGCGTCCGGCGCCGGTGGAAGGCATTAAGCGTGCGGAGAAATACGAGCAGCGCTGGTTTGATCCCAGCATCCGCCTGACCGAAGACCTGAAGGACAATGAGGGGCGGGTGTTTGCCCGCAAGGGCGATGTGGTGAACCCGCTTAAAACCGTACCGTTTGTCCAGACCCTGTACTTCATCAATGGTGACGATGCCGACCAGCTGGCCTGGATGAAGCGTCAGGTGCCGGAAACCCTGATGAGCAAAATTATCCTGGTGCGCGGCAGTATCCCTGACACCTCCGCAGCGCTGGACAGCCGGATCTATTTCGACCAGAACGGCGTACTGAGCAAGCGATTTGGCCTGACGGCGGTCCCGGCGCGGATCACGCCGGCGCCCTCCGGTGAACGGCTGAATATTGAGACCTTCCCTGTAAAATAA